The proteins below are encoded in one region of Micromonospora pisi:
- a CDS encoding Coenzyme F420 hydrogenase/dehydrogenase, beta subunit C-terminal domain — MATALAAYCLEQEAMAGTLHIGARADVPYLNETRLSRSREELLAAAGSRYAPASPADRLDLIESAEAPCVFIGKPCDVAAVRMARQVRPALDARVGLTIAVFCAGTPSTAGTLEMMRQLGVTDPDRVESVHYRGNGWPGLARTRTVDDPPGELRTLTYEQSWGDILQKHRQWRCYLCADHTGEFADVAVGDPWYRPTGDDPGRSLVLARTERGVRLVEAAIAAGALVLEPVAAEILPASQPNLLRARGAVWGRMSTLRAAGLMTPRLRRLPMARMWFRHLSTREKLQSTVGTVRRIKRKRLREPAVLTPYRDTADDRSISD; from the coding sequence GTGGCCACCGCGCTGGCCGCGTACTGCCTGGAGCAGGAGGCGATGGCCGGGACGCTGCACATCGGCGCCCGCGCGGACGTGCCGTACCTGAACGAGACCCGGTTGTCGCGCAGCCGCGAGGAACTGCTCGCCGCCGCCGGCTCCCGGTACGCCCCGGCCAGCCCGGCCGACCGGCTCGACCTGATCGAGTCGGCCGAGGCGCCCTGCGTCTTCATCGGCAAACCCTGTGACGTCGCGGCGGTTCGGATGGCCCGGCAGGTACGCCCCGCCCTGGACGCCCGGGTCGGCCTCACCATCGCGGTCTTCTGTGCCGGCACCCCGAGCACCGCCGGCACCCTGGAAATGATGCGTCAGCTCGGGGTGACCGACCCGGACCGCGTGGAGTCGGTGCACTACCGGGGCAACGGCTGGCCAGGGCTGGCCCGGACCCGGACCGTGGACGACCCGCCGGGGGAGTTGCGGACGCTCACCTACGAGCAGTCCTGGGGCGACATCCTGCAGAAGCACCGACAGTGGCGCTGCTACCTCTGCGCCGACCACACCGGTGAGTTCGCCGACGTGGCGGTCGGTGACCCGTGGTACCGCCCGACCGGTGACGACCCGGGGCGCTCCCTCGTGCTGGCCCGGACCGAACGGGGCGTACGCCTGGTCGAGGCGGCGATCGCGGCCGGCGCGCTGGTGCTGGAACCGGTGGCGGCGGAGATCCTGCCGGCCTCGCAGCCGAACCTGCTCCGTGCCCGGGGTGCGGTCTGGGGGCGGATGAGCACGCTCCGGGCCGCCGGGCTGATGACCCCTCGGCTGCGCCGGCTGCCGATGGCCCGGATGTGGTTCCGGCACCTCTCCACCCGGGAGAAGCTCCAGTCGACCGTCGGTACGGTCCGCCGGATCAAGCGCAAGCGGCTACGTGAGCCGGCGGTGCTGACCCCGTACCGGGACACCGCCGACGACCGCTCGATCAGCGACTGA
- a CDS encoding ferredoxin: MTRPQTVHDVAAHKLCTGCGVCAYLAPDEIRMVDVLDQGRRPIPITPVGSSSGTGAAAALACCPGVKLEHQASAPAPGEIPELRAAWGRSGRSGKGTPPTRRSDSPVPAAGWPPRWPRTAWSRRRWPGRCTSAPARTCRT, from the coding sequence ATGACGCGGCCCCAGACGGTGCACGACGTGGCCGCGCACAAGCTCTGCACCGGCTGCGGCGTCTGCGCCTACCTGGCCCCGGACGAGATCCGCATGGTCGACGTGCTCGACCAGGGTCGGCGGCCGATCCCGATCACCCCGGTCGGCAGCAGCTCCGGGACCGGCGCCGCCGCTGCCCTGGCCTGCTGCCCCGGCGTGAAGCTGGAGCACCAGGCGAGTGCGCCCGCGCCCGGGGAGATCCCGGAGCTGCGGGCGGCCTGGGGCCGGTCCGGAAGATCTGGGAAGGGTACGCCGCCGACCCGAAGATCCGATTCGCCGGTTCCAGCGGCGGGGTGGCCACCGCGCTGGCCGCGTACTGCCTGGAGCAGGAGGCGATGGCCGGGACGCTGCACATCGGCGCCCGCGCGGACGTGCCGTACCTGA